A region of the Zymomonas mobilis subsp. mobilis ATCC 10988 genome:
GCGGCGATAGCTATGTTGTCGAAAATCATGTCTCTGTTTTACAGGATTTCGACCATATTACACAAAGGCTTGCTATCATCGCGGATATCTTACAGGCTGATGATCGCCTTGAAGCGGTCAAACATATCCCGCTTGAGGTTTTGGCAGCACGCCTCAATAACAAATAATGCAAGGCGTCTTTTCTAAAAAATAAGCCGGATCTTAAAAAAGCTCCGGCCTAAGGAAATACGCTTCAATTATTTCATGGTTTTGGCATCAATCGTTGCCAATTTGTGAACCAGTCCCGGAATACCATTAGAAGCAACCGTCGAAGAGAAGTCAGCGCGCTGAACCGCTAACTGGCTGACGCCATCCGAAATAATATCGACGATTCTCCATTTACCCTGACTAAAACGCATCCGGTAAATCAGCTTATCACTCGTGATCGTTGCCCGTACCAATTTATCAGAACCACGGCTGGTAACAGGCAGTTCGGTTTTAAACTGTTCACCGCCATAACTGACAAAATTGCTGGCCAACATAACGGCACTATGATGTTCCAAAGCCGCAATAGCCTGATCGCGATCCGCTTGGGAAGCTGAAGACCAACCAGATCCGACAACCAAAGACGTCATGGTTGGCATGTCATAATAGTCATGAACCAAGGTTTCAAAGCGCGTTATCCGGCCAGAAATTCCAAGGCTTTTTCCCTGCTTCATGATTTCGATAATAGCATTGTGATAGGCGTCAATTTGGGTGGCGGCAGGATCGCTCGCTTGAGCAAAGGCTGCAACCGGCGCTACCGTCACCAAAATAGCGGGTATTATATTTTTCAATTTTAAAGCCATAAAAAATCCTACTCTTCAATTCACATGAATATGGAAAGAGGCAAAATACGATTCCACATTTCTTACTTATCTCCCATTTATAAAAATGCCGGAAATAATGGAAATGTAATATCCTGATTTTCCCGTCGGCTTTCTTCCCTTGGTTTAATATGTCTTTTTAAAAAGCATCTAATGAACGAGGAAAGAACAATAACCTTGAAACAAGCATCCGTCCCATCACTCATCGCCGGTTTAGAACTTTTTGTCTAATCCTTCACAAAAAATGCTTCATTATGCCTTGATGAAAAAAAACGTCAAAAAAAGGGTTGAGTTTCCGTTTTTGACCGCAACATCTGAAAATACTGTGTTTTTTATACATAATTCACACGAAATCTGCCGTTTCTATGCTACATTATGCGTTATCTGCTTTAGAATTATCTATAAAATAGATACAGACCTGTGTCAGGTTAGACTTGCAAGGTCTAGAATTAAGAACATCCAAAATCGGGACTGTTTGTGATAAAAATCATTCTGGCTCAACCGCGTGGCTTCTGTGCCGGCGTGATCCGTGCTATCGAAATTGTCGATCAGGCATTAGACCGTGTCGGAGCGCCTGTATATGTCCGCCATGAAATCGTTCATAATCGTCATGTT
Encoded here:
- a CDS encoding HpnM family protein produces the protein MALKLKNIIPAILVTVAPVAAFAQASDPAATQIDAYHNAIIEIMKQGKSLGISGRITRFETLVHDYYDMPTMTSLVVGSGWSSASQADRDQAIAALEHHSAVMLASNFVSYGGEQFKTELPVTSRGSDKLVRATITSDKLIYRMRFSQGKWRIVDIISDGVSQLAVQRADFSSTVASNGIPGLVHKLATIDAKTMK